The genomic interval gcACTCAGCTCAATTAGTGTTGGAAATGCTGATAGATTGTAATCTGCTGGAACAAGTCTCCGGCCAAATTTCTAAGTTAGAGATTTGCACCGGCACCTTGTAGCTCTGCTGGATTGAATacataacttttatttttcaaataaaaaaaattgatcatTGGGATTTacctttttctattttcttaaagcAAAATCATATCATTAGActtttatcaagaaaaacaaagacatGGTCTTGTCAGTACAATCCAGGTACCCAAGTGATGTCTccaaaaactaattaaatacCAGTACTAAATCTAAATTGCGATTAATCTTTGTCTTTACAAATTATTGACCATCTAAacaatatgatgaatttgtcaccttcttcctttttttgggCTATTTTTTGGATTTGGTTTTGATTAAGTATATTGTGAATTCGCCTAGTGTAGTATATTGGAAAATATTTTAGCTAAAATGTGTGAATGGTTTAAATaggatgaaaagaaaatatagtaaAAAAGACACATAATATTTCATAGGAAcattaaaggaaaaaagaagattataaataaaaaaaaaaagagagaaggaatAAATgtcttaaaaatatattatagtcataaaaagaaaaaaataaaataaaatagactttcataaatgagaaagaaataaaggagaaagaaaacacgcatatttaatcataaaaaaggTAAGTTAGGTATgtaatagaaataaaatacttAGTTTTACGAATTTatgtaattatatatatataggtgtatatggaaaatgaaaaaaagtatGACTTAGAATGaaattatacatataaaaatatgatgtTTGATTTGGAATCAATACTGATGATGGGATATTCATGCGGAACGTAAAAAGTCGCAATTTCTAAAGAATTTTCTTAGGTAGAAAGTTTCGATTAAGATGTTACCAGTATGATGAGAGAATCCTAATTTGGAATTCTAATGTTTctaattttaaatgaaataaaaattatatactcaattactaattaatcaaaatatacaaaataaaaaaaataggaaattaatgataataataaatttgttaatcataataatacaaaaatagaaaatacatatgcatgaataataataattacgGATAGTAAAAAATACTTGGTCTAAAAATATGGTTatgaaaaatttcatatagtaaaataaataagtgcTTATATAGCAAAATGCATAACGAAATAAAAAcgaaataataaataaatataaaaatatttgttcatgataaaaaaaatacacacaaagaaaaatagtaaatttCGTGAAAGAAACGAGCATTGCATTCATGAGTGCATCAAGTACTGTTGCTGcattgttaaatgtcatggcatataGAAATATTCCGTATACGAATATGAGcccgatgatgggactttCCAAGAAAGCTCACGAAGGCAAGTTACTTCGATAAACTCATTAAGTGAAAAGATATTCCAAGAtcccaccagtacgatgggagggtttggagaaatatctttaataaaaagtttttgCTCGTATTAGGATTTGCATTCATGAAGATGCTATTTTTACTCGCAAACGACTACCCCGATGATGAGATTTACTCGTTAAACTTGCGAAGGCAAGTCTTTCGGGTAATTCCCTAAGTGAGAAGAAATCCTTGAATCCTACCAACATGATGGGCAGATTTGAAAAATATCCTCAATAAAATGTACTCGTTTgacattatttgaattttatgccatgcatttcacaatttacattaCGGGTACAccacaataaaatattttcatagaataaaagattaaaaaatataaaataataatataaaataaataaataataattaaagaaacacaaaaataaaatcaacagggtaaaataatatatgattaaatggtaccgttcgtaaAACGAACGTCATAGGAGTGTTAATCCTTCTTTATGTGTAACCGTACTCTCGAACCGAACTCTAAATAAAATACATGAATCAGTTCATCGTTCATTTGAcgaacttaaaatcaatttaggatTTAGTCAAACAAAACTAATTTAATAGGTGACTAATCGcacctaaataaaaaagattagtgACGACTCTTTACGTTATCTCACATCTAGCGATCGGGTTTTAAGACTCACACGTTATGACATTTATGCTATTTGCTAAAAACTTCTTTTGACATATAATAACTTGTTTGTACATCATAAGAACAGTACAATTTTAAAAGCCATCACCACTTCAAGTTTAGCGGTCGCATCAAATTCCGAAGATAAGCTGAGCACATTGTGCTGCAGATccgagaaaacaaaaagacagCTCAGCACACATTTAATAAATCTTCGTCACTCCCTTGAAGCTTAAGACCATCTTACAACAAAAATAAGAGCCAATCTTTTTACCTACCGGTCCATACATTAGCTCATACTAAcatggaaaggaaagaaaaatcctAAATTACTTCTATCTCCTTACTAAATTAACACCACCAACAATATACAATCTTATTTTGTGGACAAATAACAGTACgatccaattttttttttgaattttttactGTTCTTCCTACCCACTCCAAATAAAAAGGCACGTGTGGTAAAAAAAATGCAACTTGATGCGTTTTGAGGGGCAAAGTCTATTAGAAGGTCTTTCTTTAAGATTTTATGTTGTACTACATTCTTTCAACCAATGTGGtctttttttaagaatttcttTTGCCCATTCTTTCTACCCGCTTTAGATAAACAATGACTCACTTTTTAATGTACCAACCCACTGACTCTTAAAAAAAGTGATTACTtcataattgtttttatttaaaaaaaatttttaatcgaCTTTTTACGTCAAGATATTTGTACTTGTTACTTGCTACTCTTTTCGTTCATTCTTTAAGACCCCATCACTAGATTTTTTTGACCACCTCGTCTGTTTCTGATTGACTTACTCGTAAGCAATCTCAATAAAGCTTGTGATATTATTGGATCGTTGTTAATCATTTAGTCATTTTGATCTAATCTTTACTTAATGGAAAGattacaaaattttcatcaaaataaaaatgctaCCTTTGATTATAAAAATCCTTCATTATAGTGGGAAGCGTGGGAGGAAGAGAGGTAGTCTCTTATATAGAATGGTTAAAGGGAGAAACgtggaaagaaaataaaaaaaattagttttttttagttttttacctgttaaatatttaaatttttgtatatttattatcaaattattaaaaatttttaattttatcttattaatgaAGTGAtactttttgattatttgaaaatgTCTTTTATACACTACTAGCGTATCATATATAAtccctttttatattttatgtacGATTTGATATTAAACATTGtgaaatttcaattatataaaaaatttatattttaatggtattaaatatactaaaataaaaacttttttctcttaaattttaagtatattaaaTCATGATTGTTAAATGAGACGACCAAGACcttgttttccttttattgACTTTTCTTCTATTGTCCTTTTAGATAGACGAAACTCGTTGGTTTGAGCTTTATCTGCTGCGAGCTTTTACACACTTGCAAATAAAAGGCAACCAATAACCAGCGCACTGCCCAAGAAATTGTCATAAACCCAGCGCCGTTGGACGTTGATCCCTTAGTTCTGGCCGCAATGCGTGATGTGTCTGACGAGTCTGCTGGTGAACCATTCGCTCCGGCCGTCACACCCTGTAAGTGCTAAAAGCAAACAGTAGTTCAAATCATTGTTGAGTATTTAACACGACAATTGTTAGTGCCCATAACCGAGATCTAGTGTCAATTTCTTTTAGAAAGGTTAATTCGAGTAAGTACTAATTAATTACTTTATATTATGTGCAAAAGCTGAGGAAGAGAGGACCCGTTATAATTACCATCGTCCGTTATATCTAGCCGCACTTGAGGGAAACTGGGAAGCTGCTGACGGGTATTTCCGGGATAATGTTCCTGATGCATTTTTTGCACAAATCTCATGTACGGGTATGAATGCTTTGCTTGTTGCTTCTTGTAATGGGCATACTAAATTCGTTGAGATGCTCGTAGAGCGTATGCCTGAAAAGGCACTTGAAATGCCTGGCCCTGGAGGCTACACGGCTCTCCATCATGCTGCCATCGGCGGCAATCTCAAGATGGCCATAGCCTTGATCAGAAGAAACCCGCAATTGACTCAAATTACCGACAATGGTGGAAAGACTCCACTTCTCTTGGCGGTTTCGATATTTCCCGAACACAAGCTGGTGGCGTACCTTACCCGGTCAACAACAATTGAGAAGCCTGAAATCCCCTTCAGTGGTTGTATGGCTGGCGACCTTATGGTTAATCTCACTCACATGGGATTCCATGGTAAACCAACAGCATGCAGCCATTTTTTCCCTCAAAGTCAAATGCTATTACTCTTTTCATTCCAAATTAAATGTCTTTCATATGAGACAAAATTTTGAGAATGAGATTTTTTGTTACTTAATTTGCTAATTTTACTTTTGAAgtgaaataaaagtaaaaatttttacttaaaattagtatttcaatgaaaaataacattaacaaaatatttttcattttgatataatggaaatatattattttttatatattttttaaaataataaaatttaaaacgaGTAGAATATAAATTgtctttatgatttttttacatttgtatatataattatttatcgagcttttccttctttttaaACAGATATATCTCTATATCTAATCCGACGTGAACCGAACCTAGCTCTTGCAACAAGTAGTGAGGGTGAAACTATACTCCAAGTACTCGCTTATGAGCCTGCAAACTTTCACGATGAAACTAAGCTTAATTTTTGGGAAAGATGGATTTATCAATATTGTTGGTTTCCTCTTCATTAAAATTTGTagcatttcttttttcctcaaaTCTGTTGTGTTGTCATGACCTTCATTTctgtcttctttttttttttaatttttgatgtaaGAAGTTGCAGTACCCGATGAGGATGACCCATTTGAAACCTCAGATCAGGACTTGGTGGTGGAAAAACAATCAGATACCAATGAAGCTAAAACTCAAGGTTTGCAGATTTTACACTTGATCCTcttgtattttaattagtCCCTAATCATAGAAAGATTTATGCAGTGAATATGTGATAATTACTAGCTAGTTTGTTTGGTAATGTTGGAATCAATAAGTAGTTCTCTGCCCtttcaagaaacaaaaaaaggtaGTGCTCTGCTTCtctatttttcatggttagatttcatttGACCCATCAGCCTCTGTTCGTTCATTCTCGGCCCACTCTTTCCTTGGGTTCttcctcctttcttttctattGGACTCCTCTGGCCCGACTTCTTCTCTCTCCTGCTTTCCGCCCATTTTCTGTTGGGCTCATCCGGCCCCTTACTTTAAGCCCTATGTCACGTTTTGCTTCCACGTAAGCCATCTCCACATCACCATTCACATCGACATCAGGTTTGCAACCTCCTCGTCATCTTCTCTCCCGTCCTCCTCTCTGCTACCGAGCGAGCATTCCGATGAGTCTTCCTCCCACCGTAACTCCTCTGCTTCACCGTTTTGATCATCCTTCTCTTCATTTGATCCCTTCTCTACTCTTTGAAATTCCATCACTTTCAGCATGAAGCTCTTTCCCTCAACTTTCATCTCTATATTCTCTTCGATATTGCCTTCCTCTACTGTGGAGATAGCCATTACACAATGGCTATAGTCTCATTCCTCAAGTGTGTCCTCTTCTACTGACAGCAGTTCACCCCAACATTTTGCAATGCTTTGGAAGGTTTCACAACACCATCAGTGTACTGGAATTCCCTTGATAACCAACCACTTCTGGTGGAGCTGCGTCTTGAAGTCATCTGACCATTCGTTTAGAGTCAAAAACCACTGCTTTAGCCACCCCCATCCCCTTcccttcaaattttcaaactgTTTCCTATCTTCTAATATGATTAAGTAGTGGTAAGCTTCCAAGTTTCTGACTCTAACTTTCTCTTCCCCTACGTCACAGAGATGTATTAGCAGCTGGTTTTCAGACATCTGATATTCAGCTTGTGCAATTACGCTTCTTCCCAACACTTCAATGGTTCTGTAGTTTATCTTCCCTTAACAGgtgtttaattttcttaagtCTCTTCCACCTTGTAGCTTTGATCCTCTCTTTCACCTTCGTTAACTTTGTCCAAGTCGTTGTCCTCTTCCATCCTCTTCTCTCTTTGAACCAATATCCGTGTATCCACTGtgttcatttttttcctttctctctcttgtgaTAGAATTCCTTTTTCTATCCTGCTCGGAGTTGCCAGATTTCGCCAAGTTCAGTTCCAACCCACAATTTAGTAACCATACTCCGTTGAGGTTGCTAATGGCTAAGTGTGCCTCCCTTAAAAGTACCCTATCTGATAAAGCAAAATTTCCTTCCACTATAGCTCCTTCTTTGTGCCATAAAAACATCCCTAACTTCTCCAAAGTCTTCAAAGAGCTTGTTTCGCCACATACTATCAACTCTATCAGGAATGTTATTGCCGAAAACGGAAAAACATTTTCCTTACCCTCTGATTCTCATATTCTTCTTTCATGCCACATGGTTACATATATACTCGAATTCAATTTTTGTTGGATGACAAGGGTGTTTTACGGTGCAAAATGGTAGATCGAAATCATTTTGAGAACCCATGATGCTTCTTGTGTTTTAAATGTTGCAGTTTATCTGTGCGT from Theobroma cacao cultivar B97-61/B2 chromosome 5, Criollo_cocoa_genome_V2, whole genome shotgun sequence carries:
- the LOC18600084 gene encoding transient receptor potential cation channel subfamily A member 1 isoform X2 encodes the protein MRDVSDESAGEPFAPAVTPSEEERTRYNYHRPLYLAALEGNWEAADGYFRDNVPDAFFAQISCTGMNALLVASCNGHTKFVEMLVERMPEKALEMPGPGGYTALHHAAIGGNLKMAIALIRRNPQLTQITDNGGKTPLLLAVSIFPEHKLVAYLTRSTTIEKPEIPFSGCMAGDLMVNLTHMGFHDISLYLIRREPNLALATSSEGETILQVLAYEPANFHDETKLNFWERWIYQYLPDEDDPFETSDQDLVVEKQSDTNEAKTQGLQILHLILLYFN
- the LOC18600084 gene encoding transient receptor potential cation channel subfamily A member 1 isoform X1; the encoded protein is MRDVSDESAGEPFAPAVTPSEEERTRYNYHRPLYLAALEGNWEAADGYFRDNVPDAFFAQISCTGMNALLVASCNGHTKFVEMLVERMPEKALEMPGPGGYTALHHAAIGGNLKMAIALIRRNPQLTQITDNGGKTPLLLAVSIFPEHKLVAYLTRSTTIEKPEIPFSGCMAGDLMVNLTHMGFHDISLYLIRREPNLALATSSEGETILQVLAYEPANFHDETKLNFWERWIYQYFAVPDEDDPFETSDQDLVVEKQSDTNEAKTQGLQILHLILLYFN
- the LOC18600084 gene encoding uncharacterized protein LOC18600084 isoform X3, which codes for MRDVSDESAGEPFAPAVTPSEEERTRYNYHRPLYLAALEGNWEAADGYFRDNVPDAFFAQISCTGMNALLVASCNGHTKFVEMLVERMPEKALEMPGPGGYTALHHAAIGGNLKMAIALIRRNPQLTQITDNGGKTPLLLAVSIFPEHKLVAYLTRSTTIEKPEIPFSGCMAGDLMVNLTHMGFHDISLYLIRREPNLALATSSEVAVPDEDDPFETSDQDLVVEKQSDTNEAKTQGLQILHLILLYFN